The following coding sequences are from one Culex quinquefasciatus strain JHB chromosome 1, VPISU_Cqui_1.0_pri_paternal, whole genome shotgun sequence window:
- the LOC119765358 gene encoding uncharacterized protein LOC119765358 isoform X3 has product MTLPTLTGSVASKTQYTCGRLGGAGEEFQRLFALMLLQRATRERKTFKLAFECKEGVKFDDVVLHLAQDKQWWLFQNKHVKKKEQQNMSRSSLVSASKSNDFALAQYVEAYQRVMQDWRHDGGEKWFCLFTNVTFNEEEGLQQEVEVGEIINFGRGRFIQFKGLEEEMNALMNSEFYSVGNSISAMFDEGKVDDVLEKYKDNLRKIITVEENEVKLTSNSSCEDLKTFFLSALMETHPELNNRSTNATNVVQFWNDTNSSYVEPLEKKRKNKSKNQLPTLTTRKSIEEFFKVFIFAHSQPDVDDLARCMFNEGQIWMRERLEPEILDQNT; this is encoded by the exons ATGACTTTGCCAACTTTAacgggcagtgttgccagcaaaaCGCAATACACATGCGGAAGACTCGGCGGTGCTGGCGAAGAGTTTCAACGGCTTTTCGCACTGATGCTGCTGCAGAGGGCCACGCGGGAGCGCAAAACGTTCAAACTTGCGTTCGAGTGTAAGGAGGGTGTGAAATTTGACGACGTGGTGTTGCACCTGGCACAGGACAAACAGTGGTGGTTGTTCCAGAACAAGCACGTGAAAAAGAAGGAGCAGCAGAATATGAGTCGCTCGTCGCTGGTGTCCGCATCGAAGAGCAATGATTTTGCACTTGCCCAGTACGTTGAGGCTTATCAACGAGTGATGCAAGACTGGAGACACGATGGTGGTGAGAAGTGGTTCTGTCTGTTTACAAATGTAACATTTAACGAAGAAGAAGGTCTACAACAGGAAGTGGAAGTTGGCGAAATTATCAACTTCGGCAGAGGAAGATTTATTCAATTCAAAGGTTTAGAAGAAGAAATGAATGCTTTGATGAATTCAGAATTCTACTCTGTCGGTAACTCAATATCCGCCATGTTTGACGAGGGTAAAGTGGACGATGTATTAGAAAAATACAAGGACAACCTGAGGAAAATAATAACTGTTGAAGAAAATGAGGTGAAACTTACTTCTAACTCTTCATGTGAAGACTTGAAAACGTTTTTTCTAAGTGCCTTGATGGAAACACATCCCGAACTGAACAATCGATCAACTAACGCAACAAATGTGGTTCAATTTTGGAATGACACTAACAGTTCCTATGTCGAGCCTTtagagaaaaagagaaaaaacaaATCCAAGAATCAGTTACCTACGCTGACAACCAGGAAAAGCATTGAGGAGTTCTTTAAAGTATTTATATTTGCACATTCCCAGCCGGATGTGGATGATTTAGCAAGGTGCATGTTCAATGAAGGCCAAATTTGGATGCGCGAGAGGCTCGAGCCGGAAATTTTAG aTCAAAATACCTGA
- the LOC119765358 gene encoding serine/threonine-protein phosphatase 6 regulatory ankyrin repeat subunit B-like isoform X2, with the protein MNRRFNASNDFESNHFFNATFKSIDYDYQILAAKRMFSEKLLLFMENDLFKTVEERIGKQHHHLVKIESNVLEFSHPAYGEYYAAKFLFEYVGRASISFCTPEILEDLKDQQNVRNFFFGMINSTENNNQLKLLQDLGQEVLFWSCEKDFVNVLKHLRKKYKYKMIKCQNRSLLSVAKSNKAIKIQNYLTKELKCNPETDETNSEAIIPNVEPSTSSSSQRQTNSRQKSAATQKRKSGKITDYFIEKVPKEEKDIHEFWNRYKVLMDNQFSEKMFTNFWKELCQFKDSQISSLDLEEKLGSKKIISDYLSTEQSLLHEAVLSSSFEVCKFFVSNVESLVLTDNDGNTALHLAVKQMNAAIVRLLVDGGANLIATDESGNTPLDLITSKHSSDILLCLLEKMDTFEDYRFKDSLIFHAASFGCLESVKILITSGINGNSEDSEKNTALHFAAQEGHKNIVEYLLNKGSEINLENHKGKTPLMLAIENGHHEIVRSLKEHSVNHDLDLLQTLLKESVMKNQENVLKSLIEVGVDVNFQDGKTGKTLLHLHLVQNNTFPNPNIIKLLIKAGAIVEQFDNEGNSPLHHASKFEAIFPLLINHCCKINRCNSNKETPLHLALEAKKSFAARLLLFKQACIHLTDTNGNTALHVALKNNLQDVANILINLDANVNSQNSKGETPLHLAAMSGNLATARRLIENEAYVTAKTKEGKTVPDYVEKGKMSANVRRLLIKLIETKMSTKIITMHEL; encoded by the exons ATGAACAGGAGATTCAATGCGAGcaatgattttgaatcaaatcacTTTTTCAACGCTACTTTTAAATCCATCGACTATGATTACCAAATACTGGCAGCCAAAAGGATGTTTTCAGAAAAACTACTGTTATTTATGGAAAACGACTTGTTCAAGACAGTTGAAGAAAGGATTGGTAAGCAACACCATCATTTGGTAAAAATTGAGTCAAATGTACTGGAATTCAGTCATCCTGCATACGGGGAGTACTATGCAGcaaagtttttgtttgaataCGTGGGTCGAGCTTCTATTAGTTTTTGCACTCCTGAAATATTAGAAGACCTTAAGGATCAGCAAAATGTTCGAAATTTCTTCTTTGGGATGATTAATT CCACTGAAAATAACAATCAGCTTAAATTATTACAAGATTTGGGCCAAGAAGTCTTATTTTGGTCATGCGAAAAAGATTTCGTTAATGTGCTTAAACACCTTCGTAAGAAGTATAAGTATAAAATGATAAAGTGCCAAAATCGGTCCCTCCTAAGTGTTGCAAAAAGTAATAAAGCTATAAAAATACAGAATTATTTGACTAAAGAACTCAAATGCAACCCAGAAACAGATGAAACAAACTCTGAAGCAATCATCCCGAATGTTGAACCGAGCACATCATCTTCCTCGCAACGTCAAACAAATTCAAGGCAAAAATCGGCTGCAACGCAAAAaagaaagtcgggaaaaataaccgattatttcattgaaaaggTTCCGAAAGAGGAAAAAGATATACATGAATTTTGGAATAGATATAAAGTTTTAATGGACAAtcaatttagtgaaaaaatgttcacaaactTCTGGAAGGAACTTTGTCAGTTCAAAGACAGTCAAATCAGTAGTTTGGACTTGGAGGAAAAACTTGGTTCCAAGAAAATTATTTCGGATTACCTGAGTACTGAACAAAGCCTACTTCATGAAGCTGTTTTGAGCTCATCTTTTGAAGTTTGTAAGTTTTTTGTCTCAAATGTCGAAAGTTTAGTCTTAACCGATAATGATGGCAACACTGCACTGCATTTGGCGGTCAAACAAATGAATGCTGCAATCGTTCGTCTGTTGGTTGATGGTGGTGCCAATTTAATAGCAACTGATGAATCTGGAAATACTCCATTGGATTTAATAACCTCTAAACATTCTTCAGACATCTTGTTATGTTTACTAGAAAAAATGGATACTTTCGAAGATTATCGTTTCAAGGATTCTTTAATTTTCCACGCTGCATCATTTGGATGTTTAGAATCTGTAAAAATACTCATAACAAGCGGTATCAATGGAAACTCTGaagacagtgaaaaaaatacagcTTTACACTTTGCTGCTCAAGAAGGGCAcaaaaatattgtggaatatttgCTGAATAAAGGATCCGAAATCAATTTAGAAAATCATAAAGGAAAAACTCCATTGATGCTGGCGATTGAAAATGGACACCATGAAATTGTACGATCGTTGAAAGAGCATTCAGTAAACCACGATTTAGATCTCCTACAAACATTGTTAAAAGAATCTGTTATGAAAAACCAGGAAAACGTGTTAAAGTCATTGATTGAAGTTGGTGTTGATGTAAATTTCCAGGATGGAAAAACAGGCAAAACACTTCTTCATCTTCATTTGGTGCAGAATAATACTTTTCCAAACCCAAACATTATTAAGTTGTTGATAAAAGCTGGCGCAATAGTTGAACAATTTGATAATGAAGGCAATTCCCCTTTACATCATGCTTCGAAATTTGAAGCTATTTTTCCACTTTTAATTAATCACTGTTGTAAAATAAATCGATGTAACTCCAATAAAGAAACACCACTCCATTTGGCACTAGAAGCCAAAAAATCATTCGCGGCACGATTGTTGTTATTTAAGCAAGCTTGTATTCATCTTACGGAcacaaatggcaacactgccttacacgttgcattaaaaaataatcttcaagacgttgcaaatattttaatcaatctcGACGCAAACGTTAACAGTCAAAATTCGAAAGGAGAAACTCCACTTCATCTGGCAGCAATGAGCGGTAATTTAGCGACCGCGAGAAGATTAATAGAAAATGAAGCATATGTAACTGCAAAAACCAAAGAGGGAAAAACTGTTCCAGATTATGTGGAGAAAGGCAAAATGAGTGCAAATGTTCGGAGGCTACTCATCAAACTTATCGAaacaaaaatgtcaacaaaaatTATTACCATGCACGAATTGTAA
- the LOC119765358 gene encoding serine/threonine-protein phosphatase 6 regulatory ankyrin repeat subunit B-like isoform X1 has protein sequence MNRRFNASNDFESNHFFNATFKSIDYDYQILAAKRMFSEKLLLFMENDLFKTVEERIGKQHHHLVKIESNVLEFSHPAYGEYYAAKFLFEYVGRASISFCTPEILEDLKDQQNVRNFFFGMINSIPNVANKRNAETTTENNNQLKLLQDLGQEVLFWSCEKDFVNVLKHLRKKYKYKMIKCQNRSLLSVAKSNKAIKIQNYLTKELKCNPETDETNSEAIIPNVEPSTSSSSQRQTNSRQKSAATQKRKSGKITDYFIEKVPKEEKDIHEFWNRYKVLMDNQFSEKMFTNFWKELCQFKDSQISSLDLEEKLGSKKIISDYLSTEQSLLHEAVLSSSFEVCKFFVSNVESLVLTDNDGNTALHLAVKQMNAAIVRLLVDGGANLIATDESGNTPLDLITSKHSSDILLCLLEKMDTFEDYRFKDSLIFHAASFGCLESVKILITSGINGNSEDSEKNTALHFAAQEGHKNIVEYLLNKGSEINLENHKGKTPLMLAIENGHHEIVRSLKEHSVNHDLDLLQTLLKESVMKNQENVLKSLIEVGVDVNFQDGKTGKTLLHLHLVQNNTFPNPNIIKLLIKAGAIVEQFDNEGNSPLHHASKFEAIFPLLINHCCKINRCNSNKETPLHLALEAKKSFAARLLLFKQACIHLTDTNGNTALHVALKNNLQDVANILINLDANVNSQNSKGETPLHLAAMSGNLATARRLIENEAYVTAKTKEGKTVPDYVEKGKMSANVRRLLIKLIETKMSTKIITMHEL, from the coding sequence ATGAACAGGAGATTCAATGCGAGcaatgattttgaatcaaatcacTTTTTCAACGCTACTTTTAAATCCATCGACTATGATTACCAAATACTGGCAGCCAAAAGGATGTTTTCAGAAAAACTACTGTTATTTATGGAAAACGACTTGTTCAAGACAGTTGAAGAAAGGATTGGTAAGCAACACCATCATTTGGTAAAAATTGAGTCAAATGTACTGGAATTCAGTCATCCTGCATACGGGGAGTACTATGCAGcaaagtttttgtttgaataCGTGGGTCGAGCTTCTATTAGTTTTTGCACTCCTGAAATATTAGAAGACCTTAAGGATCAGCAAAATGTTCGAAATTTCTTCTTTGGGATGATTAATTCCATTCCAAATGTTGCGAACAAACGAAACGCAGAAACGACCACTGAAAATAACAATCAGCTTAAATTATTACAAGATTTGGGCCAAGAAGTCTTATTTTGGTCATGCGAAAAAGATTTCGTTAATGTGCTTAAACACCTTCGTAAGAAGTATAAGTATAAAATGATAAAGTGCCAAAATCGGTCCCTCCTAAGTGTTGCAAAAAGTAATAAAGCTATAAAAATACAGAATTATTTGACTAAAGAACTCAAATGCAACCCAGAAACAGATGAAACAAACTCTGAAGCAATCATCCCGAATGTTGAACCGAGCACATCATCTTCCTCGCAACGTCAAACAAATTCAAGGCAAAAATCGGCTGCAACGCAAAAaagaaagtcgggaaaaataaccgattatttcattgaaaaggTTCCGAAAGAGGAAAAAGATATACATGAATTTTGGAATAGATATAAAGTTTTAATGGACAAtcaatttagtgaaaaaatgttcacaaactTCTGGAAGGAACTTTGTCAGTTCAAAGACAGTCAAATCAGTAGTTTGGACTTGGAGGAAAAACTTGGTTCCAAGAAAATTATTTCGGATTACCTGAGTACTGAACAAAGCCTACTTCATGAAGCTGTTTTGAGCTCATCTTTTGAAGTTTGTAAGTTTTTTGTCTCAAATGTCGAAAGTTTAGTCTTAACCGATAATGATGGCAACACTGCACTGCATTTGGCGGTCAAACAAATGAATGCTGCAATCGTTCGTCTGTTGGTTGATGGTGGTGCCAATTTAATAGCAACTGATGAATCTGGAAATACTCCATTGGATTTAATAACCTCTAAACATTCTTCAGACATCTTGTTATGTTTACTAGAAAAAATGGATACTTTCGAAGATTATCGTTTCAAGGATTCTTTAATTTTCCACGCTGCATCATTTGGATGTTTAGAATCTGTAAAAATACTCATAACAAGCGGTATCAATGGAAACTCTGaagacagtgaaaaaaatacagcTTTACACTTTGCTGCTCAAGAAGGGCAcaaaaatattgtggaatatttgCTGAATAAAGGATCCGAAATCAATTTAGAAAATCATAAAGGAAAAACTCCATTGATGCTGGCGATTGAAAATGGACACCATGAAATTGTACGATCGTTGAAAGAGCATTCAGTAAACCACGATTTAGATCTCCTACAAACATTGTTAAAAGAATCTGTTATGAAAAACCAGGAAAACGTGTTAAAGTCATTGATTGAAGTTGGTGTTGATGTAAATTTCCAGGATGGAAAAACAGGCAAAACACTTCTTCATCTTCATTTGGTGCAGAATAATACTTTTCCAAACCCAAACATTATTAAGTTGTTGATAAAAGCTGGCGCAATAGTTGAACAATTTGATAATGAAGGCAATTCCCCTTTACATCATGCTTCGAAATTTGAAGCTATTTTTCCACTTTTAATTAATCACTGTTGTAAAATAAATCGATGTAACTCCAATAAAGAAACACCACTCCATTTGGCACTAGAAGCCAAAAAATCATTCGCGGCACGATTGTTGTTATTTAAGCAAGCTTGTATTCATCTTACGGAcacaaatggcaacactgccttacacgttgcattaaaaaataatcttcaagacgttgcaaatattttaatcaatctcGACGCAAACGTTAACAGTCAAAATTCGAAAGGAGAAACTCCACTTCATCTGGCAGCAATGAGCGGTAATTTAGCGACCGCGAGAAGATTAATAGAAAATGAAGCATATGTAACTGCAAAAACCAAAGAGGGAAAAACTGTTCCAGATTATGTGGAGAAAGGCAAAATGAGTGCAAATGTTCGGAGGCTACTCATCAAACTTATCGAaacaaaaatgtcaacaaaaatTATTACCATGCACGAATTGTAA